Within the Staphylococcus warneri genome, the region TTGTGCCACGTTTAACCGATTGATGTGCAGGCATATCATCATAATACGCTTTCACTTTTTCCCCTTCTAAAACCATTCCCATTCTATTTGCTTTACTGGTTACTTTATAATTGTGTGTTGTAAAACGTTGTAAGACATTTTCTTTAAAGTCTTCTGAACCTTTATTTTTAATGACATGAAAGACGTCAGACATATAATTAAATGATAACGCGTAGCCATCTACACCCCAATCGGTTTGACGAGATTCTGCTAAATTTTCAAATAATTTTTGATGTCGTTCACTATATAGGCGTTTCATTTCTATTTCATCACCATTTTGTAATTGTCGACCTTCAAAGCCACCCAATTTAACATTAAAATCTGTTGATGTAGAACCTAACCATTCTTCTAGATTAAAGCCTCCACCGACAGCTAAATAGACACGTGATGTTCTGTTCGTTTCTTCAAACTTTAACACATCATCTTTTTTCATTAAATATAACTTATATGGAAAGACCTTCATTGTTTGTGTCTCTGCTTTAAAATTACCACCTGCTAATGCGATTAATGTTGGTTCCGTAAAACGAATCGTTGGCATTTTATGGGTCATTTCGAGTGTGGCTTCATTTTTATCATTAGCTACTAATCGATTAGCAATTTCGTGTGACAAACTATCAAGTGCACCACTTGGTATCACACCATTGTGTTCATATCCGTGTCTCCCAAAATCATGAAAACTACTAAACAAACCGCTATTTTCTATTATGATTGACATGTTTTAAAGTCTCCTAAATCCAATTCGTTTTTATCTTTAGCAATAAATTGTACGTTATCGCCTAGTTTTAAGAGTGAAAAATCATCTTTGTTTGGAAAGAAAAGTTGTGTTGGTGTATATCCAATGACCAACCAATCATTATATGTGTCAGTCGTAACGATACCACATTTCTTACCTTCAATGACGACTGAACCTGCCGGAATAAATTTCTTTTCTTTACTTGTATGATTCACAAATAATTTTTTATGCATTCCTGTTAAATATGGAAATCCTGGTGAATATCCCATCATTGATACAAAGTAATCACTTCCTGTATGAAGTGCTTTAAATTGTGATTCATCCATTTTTAAATG harbors:
- a CDS encoding biotin-dependent carboxyltransferase family protein translates to MSIIIENSGLFSSFHDFGRHGYEHNGVIPSGALDSLSHEIANRLVANDKNEATLEMTHKMPTIRFTEPTLIALAGGNFKAETQTMKVFPYKLYLMKKDDVLKFEETNRTSRVYLAVGGGFNLEEWLGSTSTDFNVKLGGFEGRQLQNGDEIEMKRLYSERHQKLFENLAESRQTDWGVDGYALSFNYMSDVFHVIKNKGSEDFKENVLQRFTTHNYKVTSKANRMGMVLEGEKVKAYYDDMPAHQSVKRGTIQVKRDGTPIILLNDHYTLGSYPQIGTIASYHLTKLAQKPTGSKLKFQFIDIETAEKNLIKYSNWLNQLFHGIEYRMQLEMLK
- a CDS encoding allophanate hydrolase subunit 1: MKIYSQGDQAIVISIEKKVSKDLTEDLLALRSYLNEKNYSFIIEIVPTESDMMIIYDARDMIKHHHIQSPFLYMKALIESIKLEIKHDNKTQSPFQIPIVYGDEYGPDLESLLKHLKMDESQFKALHTGSDYFVSMMGYSPGFPYLTGMHKKLFVNHTSKEKKFIPAGSVVIEGKKCGIVTTDTYNDWLVIGYTPTQLFFPNKDDFSLLKLGDNVQFIAKDKNELDLGDFKTCQS